One part of the Vicia villosa cultivar HV-30 ecotype Madison, WI linkage group LG6, Vvil1.0, whole genome shotgun sequence genome encodes these proteins:
- the LOC131613132 gene encoding protein PELOTA 1-like, translated as MKLLEKDFALNQTGTVKIIAEEPDDVWLLYNLITVGDVVTAETTRKIHLESNKNTATRVKLTLHLKVTSRDFHKDSSTLRVHGRNLEPNQHVAAGSFHTLTLEINKPFELRKKIWGSTAVEALSDATENENSSSSSEANLAVVVLQQHQAEIHLLGKGVTTRCSKIEPSSHSRKKSSSSSSSVFLRDVFSVFVKHVDFKVVKTVVIAGDRDRDSNDNTSISPTIFRRFLLSEARRLRMRWIEENKSRIVVVGSRCNTNNKKGDYDFDLREVFNDVAVMNLIKDSNLGLEIRVFKELWDMVCNNSDRVCYGPKHVESAHEMKAIETLLISDDLYRNEEIDMRRKYVGLVKSVKEGGGKALVYSSMHVSTPQLDQLTGVAAILRFPLPGFQDMDDDDDHV; from the coding sequence ATGAAACTCTTGGAAAAAGATTTTGCTCTAAACCAAACAGGGACCGTTAAAATAATCGCAGAAGAACCCGACGATGTGTGGCTCCTTTACAACCTCATCACCGTCGGCGACGTCGTCACCGCCGAAACCACCCGCAAAATCCACCTCGAATCAAACAAAAACACCGCAACACGTGTCAAACTCACCCTTCATCTCAAAGTCACAAGCCGCGACTTTCACAAAGACTCTTCCACCCTCCGCGTCCATGGCCGCAACCTTGAACCAAACCAACATGTAGCTGCTGGTTCGTTCCACACTTTAACTCTTGAGATAAACAAGCCCTTTGAACTTAGGAAAAAGATATGGGGTTCAACCGCCGTTGAAGCCTTATCGGATGCCACCGAGAATGAgaattcttcgtcttcttctgagGCCAATCTTGCTGTTGTTGTTCTTCAACAACATCAAGCTGAGATTCACTTGCTTGGAAAAGGGGTCACCACTCGTTGTTCCAAGATTGAACCCTCTTCACATTCACGTAAAaagtcatcatcttcttcctctagcGTGTTTCTTCGTGATGTTTTTTCAGTTTTTGTGAAGCACGTGGATTTCAAAGTTGTGAAAACCGTGGTGATAGCCGGAGATAGAGATAGAGACAGCAATGATAATACATCGATATCTCCAACTATTTTCCGTAGGTTTCTTCTGTCGGAAgcgaggaggttaagaatgaggTGGATCGAAGAGAACAAGTCTCGTATTGTTGTTGTAGGATCACGGTGTAATACTAATAACAAGAAAGGTGATTATGACTTTGATTTGAGGGAAGTTTTCAACGACGTAGCAGTGATGAATTTAATAAAGGATAGCAATTTAGGGTTAgagattagggtttttaaggaactATGGGACATGGTGTGCAACAATTCGGATCGTGTATGTTATGGACCAAAGCATGTGGAGAGTGCACATGAGATGAAAGCAATTGAAACGCTTTTGATAAGTGATGATCTTTATAGGAATGAAGAGATTGATATGCGGAGGAAATATGTTGGTTTGGTGAAATCAGTGAAAGAGGGTGGTGGGAAGGCTTTGGTGTATTCTTCTATGCATGTTTCGACACCACAGTTGGATCAGTTGACTGGTGTTGCTGCCATACTCAGATTTCCATTGCCTGGTTTCCAAgatatggatgatgatgatgatcatgtTTAG